From a single Drosophila sulfurigaster albostrigata strain 15112-1811.04 chromosome 3, ASM2355843v2, whole genome shotgun sequence genomic region:
- the LOC133841791 gene encoding 4-aminobutyrate aminotransferase, mitochondrial: protein MLVILGVKFYSATAEPKEPVVRTKTIPGPKSVELNKKLGEIQSTGSIQYFADYEKSSGNYIQDVDGNVLLDVYTQISSVPLGYNHPRLLNLFKDDKNIKTLVNRPALGVFPGKEWPDKLQSILLQVAPKGLNKITTMMCGSCSNENAFKSIFIWYQNKVRGTAKLTEDEICSCMVNMPPGAPELSILSFKGAFHGRTLGALSTTHSKYIHKLDVPSFDWPIASFPQYKYPLEENVAENKKEDEKCLAEVADLIEVYKKKGKPVAGVIIEPIQSEGGDNEASPEFFQGLQRICKQNGSALLIDEVQTGGGSTGKFWCHEHFNLESPPDVVTFSKKLQLGGYFHNDDFVPKEPYRIFNTWMGDPGKVIILEEILKVIKEEKLMGNVASAGKVLKDGLLSLEKEFPNLLNSTRGRGTYLAVNSVNGKVRDSIVANLKLNGIQTGGCGENAIRFRPALVFKEHHANIVLDRFRKVLKSL, encoded by the exons ATGCTTGTAATTTTAGGAGTGAAATTCTACTCGGCAACAGCGGAACCCAAGGAGCCGGTTGTACGCACTAAAACCATTCCAGGTCCAAAATCAGTTGAACTCAACAAAAAACTCGGTGAAATTCAG AGTACTGGaagtattcaatattttgcCGATTATGAGAAATCTTCAGGAAACTACATTCAAGATGTAGATGGAAACGTTTTGCTTGATGTTTATACTCAAATTTCGTCAGTTCCGTTAGGCTATAACCATCCCAGGCTTCTCAATCTCTTCAAGGATGACaagaatattaaaa CCCTTGTCAACAGACCCGCTCTTGGTGTGTTTCCCGGAAAGGAATGGCCCGATAAACTACAATCAATTTTGCTACAAGTGGCTCCCAAAGGATTGAACAAAATTACCACAATGATGTGCGGCTCATGCTCTAATGAAAACGCCTTTAAgagcatttttatttg GTACCAGAATAAAGTTCGTGGAACTGCAAAACTTACTGAAGATGAGATATGCTCTTGCATGGTAAATATGCCACCAGGAGCTCCAGAGCTTTCCATTTTGTCGTTCAAGGGCGCTTTCCATGGTCGCACCTTGGGAGCTTTATCTACAACGCATTccaaatatattcataaactAGACGTTCCATCGTTTGACTGGCCGATTGCATCATTCCCACAATACAAGTACCCATTGGAAGAAAATGTTGcagaaaataagaaagaagATGAGAAATGCCTAGCCGAGGTCGCAGATCTGATTGAAGTGTATAAGAAGAAGGGCAAGCCAGTTGCTGGTGTTATCATTGAACCCATTCAAAGTGAAGGCGGTGACAATGAAGCTTCCCCCGAGTTCTTCCAGGGTCTGCAAAGAATTTGCAAGCAAAATGGATCTGCCCTTTTAATTGACGAAGTTCAAACTGGTGGCGGAAGCACTGGCAAGTTTTGGTGCCATGAACATTTCAACCTTGAGAGTCCGCCAGATGTCGTTACATTCAGTAAAAAACTTCAGCTTGGTGGATATTTCCATAATGATGACTTTGTGCCGAAAGAACCTTACAGGATCTTCAACACATGGATGGGGGATCCAGGCAAAGTAATTATTTTGGAAGAAATATTAAAGGTGATTAAGGAGGAGAAATTAATGGGTAATGTTGCAAGTGCCGGTAAAGTATTGAAAGACGGTTTATTAAGCTTGGAAAAAGAATTTCCAAATCTTCTCAACTCCACTCGTGGACGTGGTACATATTTGGCTGTTAACAGCGTTAATGGCAAAGTACGCGATTCGATCGTGGCCAATTTGAAGCTCAACGGAATTCAAACTGGAGGTTGTGGAGAAAATGCCATTCGCTTCCGTCCAGCCTTAGTGTTTAAGGAACATCATGCCAATATTGTGCTGGATCGCTTTAGGAAAGTATTGAAATCTTTGTAA